The segment AACGGTTACCTTGAGTTCAACTCAAACAGCTAATCCTATTTCAAATTATGAGTTGTGCGACGATATAAGTGCCGATGAAGTTGAAATTTTCGATCTTGCAACTAAAGATACAGAAGTATTAGCGGCTGTTCCGGCATCAACTTACACAATTTCATATCACTTAACAGCTATAGATGCCCAAAATGGCAGTAATGCTGTTTCTGGTGCTTTCCAGAACACTTCAAATCCGCAAACCATATTTATTAGAATTCAGGATACCATCAACGGATGTTTAGCATATCAAAGCTTTGATTTAATCGTAAACCCCTTACCAAACATTACAACTCCAACACCTTTATTGGTGTGTGACGATGCTACAGCTGACGGTTTTACCGCAGTAGATTTATCTCAAAAAGATGATGAAATTACAAATGGTAATTCAGACCTTATAGTGACTTATCACTATACACAAAATGATGCTGACAACGGTGTGAATGCTATTCCGTTACCTTATGTAAATACACAAGCTATAGAAACACTCTTTGTAAATGTTATCAATTCAATCACAGGATGTGCTTCAACCACTAGTTTAGACATAGAAGTATTAAACAACCCTGTAATCAATACAGACAATCATTATATTGATGCCTGTGATTCAGATCACGATGGGTTTGCTACTTTTGATTTAACCACTATTATTGATGATGTACTCGAAGGCTTGACAGGTGTCAACGTGACCTTCCATGAAACTCAGGCGGATGCCGATATAGGGATAAATGCTATTGCTAACGAAACCAACTATAACAACATACAAATCAACGAACAGACCATTTTTATTAGAGTTGAAGATGCCGTTACAGGATGTGCTTCAACAACTCCAATTGAGGTGCATACTAATTTATTATTAACGGCTGTTAATATTCAAGATCAAACCAGATGTGATTATGGTAATGATGGTATCGTAGAACTTAATTTACTGAATATTACCACTGCTTTTATAAACGATGTCGAACAGGTAATGGAATACAATATTGATATTGATTTTTACCTAACAGAAGACGATCGCGATAATCAAATCAATCCAATTGATCCAACTGTACCATTTATACCTACATCAAACCCGCAAACTATATATATCACTATAACGAGTCCGTCGTGTCAAGAAATTTCTGAATTTATTATTACTCTTTTACCTGTTGTAGAATTTGACCCTATTGATATGCAGACCGTATGCGATACAGATCAAGATGGGTTTACACTCATTGATTTAAGCAGCTTTGATGTTTTAGTTACGGCTGGTCAGACTGCCGATTATAATGTGACATATTTCGCGACTGAAAATGATGCTGATACAAATAATAACCCCTTACCTACTCTATATACTAACTTGAGTAATCCACAAACCATTTTCACAAGAATCACAGCAAATGCGACTTCATGTGCTGACATTAATTCTTTTGATATTGAAGTACTCCCAGCACCTATTTCGACTCAACCCTCAGATATAGTAATATGTGATGACGATCAAGATGGTGTGTCTATTGTTGATTTAGATACTACAATAACCGAACTGGTAACTAATTTAACAGAGCGACTAATTACCTTTCATAATACACAAAACGATGCTGACAATTCTACTAATCCGATTGCTACTCCGTCGTCCTATTCAGCAAATACGGAAACGATTTTCGCAAGGATCGAAAATACAAATACAGGCTGTTACTCAACAGAAAGTTTTGAAATTATAGTCAATACACTTCCAGTATTTATTGCGATTTCGAATTATAGAATCTGTGAAAATGCTAGTGATGATGTAGCTGATTTTATATTTGCTACTAAAGATGCCGAAATATTAAATGGCCAACTAGGTAAGGAAGTATTATATTTTTTAAATCAAACTGATGCAGATAATAACACCAACCCTATTGATAAAAATATAGCATATCAAAACGTATCTAACCCACAAACGATATTTGTAAGAGTTCAAAATCTTACTGATGCTGATTGTTACGACACAACAGATTTTACAATTGAAGTGGGTACAAATCCCGTTTTTAACGAGCCTACCAACTGGTTTGTTTGCGATGATATTACTAACGATGGTAGTGAAATATTTGATCTGAATGTAAAAATTTCAGAAATTTCAGCAGGCATTACAGATACACTAGATATTACATTCTATACGTCATTGTCAAATGCTGAAAATCAAGTTAACCCAGTCCCTTTACAATATGCAAATACAGCAAATCCGCAACAATTATTTGCTGTAATTGACAATGGTACTATCTGTAATTCTATCGCCAGTTTCGAACTTAATGTAATTCAAGTACCTGAAGTAAATCTGGCCCAACCAATTATGATGTGTGATCATAATTATGACGGTATTGTAACCTTTGATCTGACACAAGCAGAATTTGAAGTTCTTGATGTACGACAAGATAATATTACCGTGACGTATTTTGAAACCATGGCCGATTTAGAGTCTGATACTAATCCTATTCAAAACCCAAACAGTTATACTAATCTTACAAATCCACAAACAGTTTTTATTAAAATCACCAATACAATCTCAAATTGTTTTGTTGCTGTTCCTCTTGAACTCATCGTTAATTTACCACCTGTAATCAATGACTTCCAGACGTACGAGATTTGTGACAATATAAATAGTAGTTTCGATTTGAATGATATTCTTACTGTAGCTGTTGATGATACAACTGATCGAACTTTTAGTTTTTATAATTCTTTAGTAGATGCCGAAGCCATGACTAATGCTTTAGGTACCAATTATACATACCAAACCAATAATGACACTATTTTTATTCGTGTTGCTTTCAATAACACCTCTTGTTTCGCTATCTATAGTTTCAATATCGTAGTTAATCCGTTACCTATTGCAAATCAACCTAACGATTTACAAGCTTGTGATGACGCGTCTAATGATAATGTGGCAAGTTTTAATCTATTTTCACAAAATAGTCAAGTGCTTGGAAATCAAAATAATTCAAATTATACCGTTAGCTATTATACTAATATAGCTAACGCCAACACAGCTGCGAATCCATTACCAGAAAATTATACGGGACTGCATGGTGAAACCATATTTGTGCGCATTGAAAATAATACGACCAGCTGTTTTAGTACAACACAGTTTAACTTGATCGTTAACACCCATCCTAATACCCCAACTACATTGCAGACTTGTGATGAAGATTTTGACGGATTAGCAATATTTGATCTGACACTCTCAGAGGGAGAACTCTTTAGTACAATTAATCCAGATAATGTGATTTCTTACTTTGAATCTATGTCCGATTTAAATGCTGATATAAATGTGATTTCGACTCCGACTGCCTATCAAAACACATCTAACCCACAAACCGTATTTATTAAAGTATACAATCAGGTGGCTAACTGTTTTACATCTGTTAGCCTTGACCTTGATGTTAACTTACCTCCAGCGATTAATGACTTCGGAACGTATGAAGCTTGTGCTAACGATACAAATACCATAGATCTTACAGCAATAAATTCAACTTTACTTGACCAAACTGCCAATGTGTTAGTGAGTTATTATACTACGGAAGACGATGCTAGAAATGAAACTAATGTTTTAAATACGATTTATAACTATCAAACTAACAATGATACGCTATTTGCAAGAGTGGAGTTTTCAACAACACATTGCTTTACTATTTATGAATTTACCTTGCAAATAAATCCATTACCTGTTGCTAATCAGCCCACCGATATGGAAGTCTGTGATGATGATTATGATGGATTTTTTGAATTCAATTTAACTCAACAGAATACACAAATTCTTGGCGGTCAAAATCCAAATAACTTTACGATCACTTATTATATTGATGACATTTTAGCAGATGAAGGCTTGGGTAGTATAGGAAATACCTATAATGCCATGACCAACGAAACGATCTATGCTCGAATTGAAAATAATACAACTGGATGTTATAGCATTATTCAATTTATGACAGTGGTTTTTGAAAAACCTATTATAGATATAGATGACCAAGTGGTCTGTTTAGATAATTTACCATTATTAGTTAGTGCTAACACAAATAATATTGGTGATACCTATCTATGGTCTACAGGAGAAACCTCTCCTGAAATTGAAATCACAGATATTGGGACGTACTCTGTGACGGTGACAACGCCTAATGCTTGTGAAACAACTCGTATATTTAGTGTTTCAGAATCTGAAGCTGCTACCATAGAAATTACAGAATCGGTGGACTTTTCAGACCCTAATAATATTACTGTCACCGTAAGTGGTATTGGAAATTATTCTTATCAATTAGATGATAATCCGCCACAACAATCCAATGTCTTTGAAAATGTAAGTTTAGGATATCATACCATTACGATTATAGATTTAAATGGCTGCGGTGAAGTCTCGAAAGAAATCGTGGTTATTGATGCTCCAAAATTCTTTACACCAAACAATGACTCTTATTTTGATACTTGGCACATTACAGGTGTAGAAAACCTTACTGGAACAATCGTTTACATTTATGATCGCTACGGAAAACTGCTTAAAACACTCACCTCTAATTCAAGAGGATGGGATGGCTTTTATAACGGTAATCTCATGCCAGCTAACGATTATTGGTTTGTGGCAGATGTTAGAAAAGAAAATATTTCGTTTCAAGTAAAAGGGCATTTTACCTTGCGCCTGTAAATTAAAACTTAACACTTTTTTAGTTTTACTACGTTATCCAGTGTGTATCTTTGCAATCGGAAAAATTGCAAATGAAATTTACGCTATTCGTCTTTTGCTTTTTATTTACAGTGATGACCTTCGGTCAAAATATCTCTGTAGATAGTGCGTCTTTTACAGCACAACAATTAATCGAAGATATCCTCATCGATAGCGACTGTATAGACAATGTTATCGTCACTAATGTTGTAGGTGGCGACTTCGGAAATACGGAACAAAGCTTTGGTTTTTTTGATGCTGCTGGGACGAATTTCCCCTTTGAAAGCGGCATTGTATTGAGTACAGGTCGATTATCTAATGTGCCAGGTCCAAATACTTCCTTAAGTGATGATGATGCAGCGGATTGGCAAGGCGACGCAGACCTAGAGTTTGTCTTGAACGAATCGAATACCACAAATGCAACCATATTAGAATTTGATTTCACCTCTGTTGCTAATGAAATTAGTTTTCGCTATATCTTTGCTTCGGAAGAATATCAAGAAGGAAACCCAAATACATGTCAGTTTTCTGACCTATTTGGCTTTTTAATCCGACCTATAAATAACCAACAATATGCCAATATCGCTTTAGTACCAGGAACCCAAACTCCTGTAAAAGTGACTACCGTTCATCCTGATATTCCTGGCGGATGTCCAGCAGAGAACGAAGCCTATTTTGAAAGTTTTAATGGTGCAAATACACCTATAAATTTCAACGGACAAACAACAGTTCTTACAGCAACAGCGACTGTCGTCCCTAATGAAACGTATCACGTTAAGCTCGTCATTGCCGATGAGCAAAACTACAGATTTGACTCTGCCGTGTTTTTAGAAGCAGGAAGTTTTAGATTGTCAACTGATATAGGTCCAGATCGCCTAGTCCAATCTGGAACAGCGGTTTGCGGCAATAACACCATTACAATACAAACCGACGAACCTGGAGCTACCAATACCTATAAATGGTTTATAGATGGCGTAGAACTCATGGGAGAAACCAATGCTTCATTAGACGTTTCCGAAGGTGGTTTTTATAGTGTTGAAGTGACTCGTGATAACTGTGTGCTATTTGGTGAAGTTACTATAGAATATGCTGATAACCCAATCGTATTTGACGCCTTACTAACTGAATGTGATCAAGACCAAGACGCTTTGACCTTTTACGATTTAGATGATATAGAACCTATAGTTACCAATGCTAATAATTCTATTGGTATTAGTGGTTTTTTTCTGTCTGAAAATGAGGCTAATCAAAATTCCAATCCCATTACAAATCCGAACAATTTCGAGAATACCATACCATTCCAGACAGTTTATGCTCGCGTAATAAATCAAGCGGGTTGTTATAGTATTGCTGAAATACAACTAGAAATATCAAACAATACGCTTATTATTCCTAGTTTAGATGCTTGTGATGGTGAGATTGCTGACGGTTTTACTGAATTTAACTTAAATGATATAACAACGTCTATTAGTTCTCAAATTCCAACAAATGCGAATGTGAGTTTCTATGAGACCGAAGAAGATGCCTTTTTAGAGGTGAATATCTTATCTGGCATATTTCAGAATACAATACCTTTCAACCAAACAATTTATGTGAAGGTAGAAAGCAATAATCAATGCTACTCTATTTC is part of the Formosa sp. Hel1_31_208 genome and harbors:
- a CDS encoding T9SS type B sorting domain-containing protein — its product is MTFLKQSLFIIACLLCCQVNAQQISIDNSFSAQELITNNLVQGCVETSNIQSQVNGQINGFNSFAYFERATSNFPFENGIMLSTGNATSGGNTENTSILNEGQPNWATDIDLETALGITGTLNATSIEFDFVSVANQIQFNYILASEEYFGNFPCQYSDGFAFLIKEAGTSDPYVNIAVIPGTATPVNTNTIHDEIVGFCAASNDQFFEGYNLGDTNYNGRTTVMSANASIQPNVQYHIKLIIADQTDRNYDSAVFIEGNSFDATVDLGADIQTCAEDITLNGDINNPAAMYTWYLNNTIIPGESQTTLNVTQSGDYRVAIEIPLAGSTCLIEDIITVTLSSTQTANPISNYELCDDISADEVEIFDLATKDTEVLAAVPASTYTISYHLTAIDAQNGSNAVSGAFQNTSNPQTIFIRIQDTINGCLAYQSFDLIVNPLPNITTPTPLLVCDDATADGFTAVDLSQKDDEITNGNSDLIVTYHYTQNDADNGVNAIPLPYVNTQAIETLFVNVINSITGCASTTSLDIEVLNNPVINTDNHYIDACDSDHDGFATFDLTTIIDDVLEGLTGVNVTFHETQADADIGINAIANETNYNNIQINEQTIFIRVEDAVTGCASTTPIEVHTNLLLTAVNIQDQTRCDYGNDGIVELNLLNITTAFINDVEQVMEYNIDIDFYLTEDDRDNQINPIDPTVPFIPTSNPQTIYITITSPSCQEISEFIITLLPVVEFDPIDMQTVCDTDQDGFTLIDLSSFDVLVTAGQTADYNVTYFATENDADTNNNPLPTLYTNLSNPQTIFTRITANATSCADINSFDIEVLPAPISTQPSDIVICDDDQDGVSIVDLDTTITELVTNLTERLITFHNTQNDADNSTNPIATPSSYSANTETIFARIENTNTGCYSTESFEIIVNTLPVFIAISNYRICENASDDVADFIFATKDAEILNGQLGKEVLYFLNQTDADNNTNPIDKNIAYQNVSNPQTIFVRVQNLTDADCYDTTDFTIEVGTNPVFNEPTNWFVCDDITNDGSEIFDLNVKISEISAGITDTLDITFYTSLSNAENQVNPVPLQYANTANPQQLFAVIDNGTICNSIASFELNVIQVPEVNLAQPIMMCDHNYDGIVTFDLTQAEFEVLDVRQDNITVTYFETMADLESDTNPIQNPNSYTNLTNPQTVFIKITNTISNCFVAVPLELIVNLPPVINDFQTYEICDNINSSFDLNDILTVAVDDTTDRTFSFYNSLVDAEAMTNALGTNYTYQTNNDTIFIRVAFNNTSCFAIYSFNIVVNPLPIANQPNDLQACDDASNDNVASFNLFSQNSQVLGNQNNSNYTVSYYTNIANANTAANPLPENYTGLHGETIFVRIENNTTSCFSTTQFNLIVNTHPNTPTTLQTCDEDFDGLAIFDLTLSEGELFSTINPDNVISYFESMSDLNADINVISTPTAYQNTSNPQTVFIKVYNQVANCFTSVSLDLDVNLPPAINDFGTYEACANDTNTIDLTAINSTLLDQTANVLVSYYTTEDDARNETNVLNTIYNYQTNNDTLFARVEFSTTHCFTIYEFTLQINPLPVANQPTDMEVCDDDYDGFFEFNLTQQNTQILGGQNPNNFTITYYIDDILADEGLGSIGNTYNAMTNETIYARIENNTTGCYSIIQFMTVVFEKPIIDIDDQVVCLDNLPLLVSANTNNIGDTYLWSTGETSPEIEITDIGTYSVTVTTPNACETTRIFSVSESEAATIEITESVDFSDPNNITVTVSGIGNYSYQLDDNPPQQSNVFENVSLGYHTITIIDLNGCGEVSKEIVVIDAPKFFTPNNDSYFDTWHITGVENLTGTIVYIYDRYGKLLKTLTSNSRGWDGFYNGNLMPANDYWFVADVRKENISFQVKGHFTLRL
- a CDS encoding T9SS type B sorting domain-containing protein; translated protein: MKFTLFVFCFLFTVMTFGQNISVDSASFTAQQLIEDILIDSDCIDNVIVTNVVGGDFGNTEQSFGFFDAAGTNFPFESGIVLSTGRLSNVPGPNTSLSDDDAADWQGDADLEFVLNESNTTNATILEFDFTSVANEISFRYIFASEEYQEGNPNTCQFSDLFGFLIRPINNQQYANIALVPGTQTPVKVTTVHPDIPGGCPAENEAYFESFNGANTPINFNGQTTVLTATATVVPNETYHVKLVIADEQNYRFDSAVFLEAGSFRLSTDIGPDRLVQSGTAVCGNNTITIQTDEPGATNTYKWFIDGVELMGETNASLDVSEGGFYSVEVTRDNCVLFGEVTIEYADNPIVFDALLTECDQDQDALTFYDLDDIEPIVTNANNSIGISGFFLSENEANQNSNPITNPNNFENTIPFQTVYARVINQAGCYSIAEIQLEISNNTLIIPSLDACDGEIADGFTEFNLNDITTSISSQIPTNANVSFYETEEDAFLEVNILSGIFQNTIPFNQTIYVKVESNNQCYSISTAELEVLYTPVLMEDETFIYCLNDFPEMITLTGGILNDLPNNYYYEWLFNGALTEVNTTFNDINEPGTYTVIVTDPNGCSASRTITVLASNIATIENIYVTEGLNNNTVSVEVSGEGDYEFALDDLNGEFQGDSVFTNVEPGFHTVFVRDINGCGLTEQTISVLGFPKFFTPNGDPYNERWQVYGVNADFNRSMEVKIFNRYGKFITQFDNTSVGWDGTLNGQALPSDDYWFVVRLIDGRTYTGHFALKR